TTGCTACATAAAAATATTATCAATAACTTGATGGTATATTTACAAAATAAGTTGAGGAAAAATATATAGATTGAAGGTGGAGTATGGAATTAGTAAATGTAAATGGAATTTTTATTATGATTTTGGTTATATATTTATTTATGGGTATAATAATATTTTTTATGCCAACATTTAGAATTATATATTTGAATATATTAATTAATAAAAATGATTTTGAAAAGTTTACAAAAACTGTGGACATGTATATTCGAAAATCAAAATCTGAAAAAAGAAAAAATATATACAAACTAAAAAAAATAAATGCAATGATGGAATTGAGAAAATGGAATGGAATTGAAAATGAGATTGATTTATTAGAAATAGATTTTTCAAATTATTCAATTGTTATGCTTTGTAATACAATTTTAAACTTATATATATTAAATAGAATTGAGGAAGGCAGAGCTATATTTGAGAAAATTCAAATGAAGCTGAATCAGCAAAAGGAAAAAATTAGAAATAATATTGCAATAAGAATATGTGATGCAATAAATAATTATTATAACAATGACTTTACAAAAAGTCGGAATGAATTGCAAGAATTACTTAAAGAAGAAATTAATCTTGGTAAGGCTAACTTCTATAAGAAAAATTTTAAAGCAAATATTTATTTTTATTTAGGGTTAATTTCTAAACATGAAAATGAAATTATTAAATGTAAGAGTTATTTGGAAAATGCAATTTCAACTTTTTATCCACAACAGTACACTCTTGTAATGAAAGCAACTGAAATAATTGATGAGATTTCTAAGGAGAAACAAAATGAATAAAAGGATATATATTTTAGGATTATTAATAATTATTGTGATGGGAATATTTTTTCAAGTAGGTTTTAGTGGTTATTATAGTACTCCGGAGGAAGCAATAAAGCATAGTGATTTTAGTGATGAACCTATGGAAAGTATTATTGATACTGTTTGGGTTAAAGAAGAACCTATTATTTTTTATATATCAACACAAGGAAATGTTTGTGAAATGGAGTTTAATAAAAAAGAAATATTCGCAAAGACTGGTTGGAGGTCAAAGAGTATAGGTATTTTACCAACAAAAACAATTAAACCTGAAGAAATTGCCCCAACAAGGATGGGTTCTGGAAAGAGTTCTGATGGAAAACCAAAAGTTGTATTTGGCATAACAAAGTCTCCAAAAGCTGAAACAATAAAAGTTAATGGAGAAGTTCCTAATTTTAAAAAATTTCAAATTCAGGATGAAGATTATGTATTATGGTATATTATCATTCAAACTGATGAATTGAACATTGATAAAGTTAAAATAAGATCAGATGAACAATAAGTGTTATAAAAAACGAATTTACTAAGAATATATTTTAGAGGAACTAAAAAATTCAATGAGTTCAGAATTGTTGTAAAAAAACTAGTAAGTCGATAAGGTGGTAGTAAAATGAAGTTTAAGAGCAGTATCATTAATATAATATTGGTTATAGTAGGTATTCTATTATCTACAAAGTTCTCAGCTTTTTATGAATGGGGAGTGGGCACTTTATTCTACTTTAGTAAAAAGGGAGATATGTTTCTTAGAATAATAAGTGTGGTTGGAATTATTCTAATTAATTTGATAATCACGCAAGGAATCATATTTTTTATATATAAAAAATTTAAGAAAAAGGCATTAGTAATTGTATCATTATATAATCTACTTTTAACTATTTTAATAGCAACAATGAATATAGCTCTGTTTTTTGGATAAAAATATTAGCATTACAAATTTCAAAAAGGAAATTTCAAACTATACAGTAGGTATAATGGTATTAAGCAAAGCAGTTAGTGGATGTTATACAGATTTAGATTAATAGTAACAATTAGATGATTTGTTAATATAGTGGATGACCTTATTTATAGCATAAAATAAAAATTAGGACTAACATGGGATAATTATGTTCTTTGTTAGTCTTTTCTTATACTTAAAAATACTAACGAGGAATAAAAAATATATTGGGAATTCTTTTTATTAGATATATGTTATATGGAAGAACAATTAAAGAGAGAGATCTAAAGAACATAAAACTTAGAGAAGCAAATAAATATCATGGTTTAGTTGTAAATGTGATTGTAGATATATTAGAAGAGTTCTTAGAAGGTAGTGCATACCAAGAAATGAAAAAGAAAGAAGATATAGTGATTATGGCAGGAGAGTACATGGATGCTGCAATTAAGATATATCCTCAAAATAAGTAGGTAGGTAAAAATATGGATTATTTTTGGTTAAAGCGGGAAGAAGAATATACAAATACACCAAAGCTAATGGATATATTTAATACGATTGATGTTAGAAATATTAATTTATTAAATGCCCATAAAATTGATGATATTGTAATCTTTAATGTTAAATGCAATGAAAAAACAGAGTTCTTAGATATTTTAGATGAAAATTTATTTCTTATTTCAGAAGAAATGAAAAAAATAATTGAAAAGTATGACTCTGAAATTATATTTAAGACGATTCCATTGGTAGATTTAATAAATAAGAGACAGGAAAATTACTATATGCCAATCTTTGAAGAAATAGAATGTTTAAGTAAAAATGCAGAATTAAATTTAAATAAAACAGTAGTAAGAAAAATCATTTTAGATAAAGAAAAAATTAATGGTAAGAAGATATTTAAAATAAAAGAAAGCTCAAAAAGTTTGATAGTAGTGAGATTAGATGTAGCTGAAAGTCTGCTTAGAAGAGAATTTCAAGGAATGCATTTGGAAAGATTGGAAATTGAAGAAGAATAAATAGGAGATGGTTAAGGTGGCAACTGCATATGTAGTAAGGGGAGCTAAGATGAAATGTGATAAGGGAACGCATAAAAAGAAAATAAATCTTCCTGCAAGTCATGGAGCATATTCAAATGGAAATCCTATAATGAATGAAAGTGATAATGTGGTAGGGGAAAATATAAGTGATTTTGGAATCTGTAAGGGAGGATGCCCTTCAACTGGAAACATTACTTTAGTGAAAAAGAATGGAAGAACAGTAACAGGAAAGAAGTGCCAAGTGATGATATTAAAGGAATGGATGAATGCTCAGGGAGATACTTTAATTGGTGGAGCTCCTGCATTAACAACTGATTCGACTTTAATATGTGCTTATGGAGGAACAATAAAGTTTGTTACAGATGGACAAGCGTAAGTGATATGGAAAGGGAGGGAAAATAATGGGGGAAATTCATAAGTTAAGGGTAAAATCGCCTTATGAGTTAATGAAAATAGTAGATATAAAAATTGAAAATAGACCTAATGACCATGGATATTTATATTTAAAATGTTTAGTAGATGAAAAGATAAACTTTGATATTTCAATAAAAGCCTCCTCAGAGGATAAGATAATTGTTTATGAAGCTTTAAAAGCTGGAAATACTACTAATATTAATGAGGTTGATGAAGGAAATAGTAGAAGATTATTCAGTGGGATAGTTCAAAACGTTAGAACCTCAAATGATAGTGGACTTTATTATTTAGAAATTCAAGCTTTGACTTTAAGTATTAAATTAGATGTAAAGAAAAAGAGTAGATCCTTTCAAAATGTTGATATGACTTATGATAACTTGATAAATAGCGTGTTATTTGAATATACAGGTTATGGATTTACTCAATATACAGGAAAAGGGCAAAAAATAGGAAAGCCATTATTTCAATATAAGGAGACAGATTGGAATTTTTTAAAGAGAATTGCCAGTGAATTAAAATCAGAATTATATAGTGACATAATAAGCTCAAATTATTTGTTTAATTTTGGAATACCAACTTTACATAGCTATGAGTTAAAGTCTGATACAGAATACAGTGTTTTTAAAGATATTAAAAGTTTTAAAGAAGCTGGAGGATATGATTCTGGATATGGTGACACAGATTATTTTTATTATGAAATAGAAAAGAAAGCTATATTTGAAATTGGTTCAGAAATTAAATATAAGGACAAGGCTTTGTACGTTAGAGAATATGAAGCTTATAAAGAAAAAGAAGAAATTTTGTATAAATATAAGCTATGCAGAAAAAATGGAGTATGGCAGAGTCTAATTTATAATAGGCTTTTAAAAGGTGCTGAACTTGAAGGAATAGTTCTTGCAGTACAAGGAGAAGAGTTAAAGGTTCATTTAAATATAGACGAAAATCAAAGTGAAGCTGATGCCTATTGGTTTCCTTATTTACCACCATCAGTAAATATAATGTATTCAATGCCTTTGGCAGGAGAAAGTGTAAGACTTTACTTTCCAAATGAAAGTAGTGAAGCACCATTTGTTATAGGCTGCGTCAGAAAGAATGGAGATACTTGTGAAGGAACAGAAGATCCAGCAAGTAGATATTTCCATACAGAACATGGCAGTGAAATAGCTATGCTTCCAGGAGCTTTAAATATAATAGGGGGAAGTGAAGCGCCACTAAGTGTAACATTTGAAGATGAGACAGGTGCGACATTAACAAGTCCAAATGGATTAAGCCTAAATGCAGGTGGAGAAATAGTTATAAGTACACCTAATAATGTAAATATAAGTGCTCAAAGTCAAGTATTAATGACTAAAGGAAGTACAGAAAATGGAGTTTCAATAGAAGGAGAATTTCATGTTAAAGGCAGCGAGGTAATACTAAACGGAAACATTAATGAAGGTTATTCTCCTTTTGCGGATGGAGGGGAATAAGATGGGATTTGGTTTAGAAAGTTTGGCAAGTGCTGTTATGGGAGCTGTAGCTGAAGTAGCTGAAGCGGGAATAAAGATAGCTACAGAAGTAGCTGATGTTATAGCAGCACAAGCGGATATAGCGAATATTCTAGAAGATGGTCAGATTGATGAAGATGAACAGGATAGACTTTTAGATGACATAAATAAACTGATGGTTGGAGCATATTTATTAGGCGTTGGTTCATATTTAGCAGGAGTTGGTTCTATAAAGTTTGGGAGTGAAAGTGGTAGTAGTAAAGATTGTTCAGTAAGCAGTTGGGATGAGGATATTGATAGTTTACCTGAATATGATCCAATATCAGCTAGAATTACTGAAAATAAGGGAACAAGAGCTAAGAAAAAAGGTGTAAATGGGGAATACTTTGCAGGAAGAATTGATGAATTTGGGAATTTTATCCCAGATGATATACAAGGATTTACAAATATAGAAGTAAAAGAGGTTGATGAATCATCGCTTTCTCATAGAGCTTTGTGTGTGTTTGAAGGAATAGTAGGTCAGGCAGTAAATGATTTAAAGGACTTAAAGGAGGCAGTAATAGATCATCCATTTGATACAGCAATTAGTACTATTAGACTTTTCGGTGATCCACAATATTCTGGACAAGCAGCAGTCGCTATAGGTACAGAAATTTATAAATCATATGAAGATCAGGTAGTAAATGGAAATCAAAAATCTAAGGATCATTTTATTGGTCAAGCAATTTTTGAAATTGGAACTTTAGTAGCTGGTACAGCAGCAGGTAAGTTAGGTAAAATAAGTAAGGTGGGTGAAGGCGTTGAGGCGGCTAATGATATAAGTAAAGCAGGAAAGATGGGTAAAGTTGAAGAGGCTGTTGAGGGGGGAAGTAAAGCTGAATCTGAAATTTCTGGTGGAGTATGTTTTACAGAAGAGACGCTAGTTTTAACTAAAGATGGTCATAAACATATAAAAGATATTAAAATTGGTGATGAAGTTTACTCTCAGAATCAATATACAGGGGAAAAGGGATTAAAAAAAGTTACAGATATATTTGTAAATGAAACAGATAGACTTGTTCGCATTACTATTAAGGAAACTGAAATAAAAGCTACACCAACTCATCCATTTTGGGTTGTTGATAAAGGATGGGTGGTAGCAGAAGAATTGGAAGTTGGAGATAATGTACAACTTTATTCTGGAGAGGTAATTGAAATTACATCATTAAAATTTGAGTTGATAGGAGAATATATAAAAGTATATAATTTCGAAGTTGAAGAATGGCACACATATTATGTCTCAAATAGAGGGATTTTAGTGCATAACACGTGTAGTGAATATGTACCTAACAATCCAAAGTGGGTTGGAGCTGGCACAGATATGTGGACATGGGCAGAAGAAAATAATTATAAACTAAGTTTTGGTGGTGGAACTGATATAGGTAAAATGTTTGTTAGCAATAGCGAAGGTGAAGTTATAGGAGAAATTCATAGTGGGCAACTCATTGACCGTGGTGTTAATGCTGGAAAAGAAGTTCAAATACACTTTGAATACTATTTTGAAGGAACTACAAAAACAGATGATTCTTTACATTTGTATTTTGAAGATTAAGAAAGGATTTATAAAAATGAAAATATTAAAAGAGGAATTAGGATATGTCATCGAAAATTCACATGAAATAAAAAACAGTGAAGAAGTTGCAGATATATTAAGTTCATTTTTAGATGAAGATTCTTTACTGATTTTTAGTTGCGTTGATACTGAGTATTTTCTAAATAATTTGCAAAATGAAGATAAGAAGACACAAGAATTTTATAGAAAATTAATAGAGTTCAATAAGCGTAGAGGGCATGAAATATTAAGGGATGATGATGAAGAAAGGGAAAAAACGAATTTTATCAAAGAAAGGACGGTTTTTATAAATAATGAATCGAATTTGCCAGCACAATACCCTAGCGATAAAAGGAGAAGAACAATTTGGTATAAAACACTAAATAAATCCGAGATTATTAAGGCAATAAATATTGACCAATTATTCAAATGTATTGTATTAAAGAGAGGTAAAGATTTTTACGAATATAGTTATGCTATAAAGCAGTATGAAACTGAAGAAGGAAAGAATTTATTTATTACTGAAAAGAAAGTAGGTAATTTTGAAAAATATGTTTATCCAATAATATGTAAGAAAAATATTTTATAGAAAAACTGACTTAATAAAATTAGAAATATTTACTACAAAAAAATTCTATGTAAATAATGAATTGGTAAAAATATTTAGTTAATTGAATTGTATATAATATAAGTGAATACTTAATTCTAATTCTGTAGTAAGTTTGTAGTTTATTGTGTGAAAAAAATATGCTCTAAAAACAGTAAACAGCCATTAAAAAGAGGTGTGAATACCAGTTACTATAGAAACATAAGGTATTCAGTAAAAGCTTCTTTTGATGTCTGATTCAAGCTAATAGCAAAATTCCAATGGATGCTGTAACGGTATCTGCTGGAATTTTTCTTTCTAAGGTCTTACTTTTGAAGTGATTATGCAGATGCAAATGATGATGGAGAAATTGATGATGAAGATGCAGAAGAAATCCTTGAAAATGCATATAAGTTGCTGGTTGGGGCTTTCATAACTAAATTTGGAAGTGATTCATCAGGCAGTGATGATTGTTCTGTGAGCAGTTGGGATGGCTTTAAGAATTATGTTGAAGATAAAGCATCAGATGCATATAATGCTATCTTTAAAATTACTAATGTTGAAAAAGGTATTATGAATGAATCTGTAGAACATGGACAATTCTTTAATAAAGAAGGGGATATGATAGGAGATACTATAGTTGGAAATAAAAATTCAATAGATGTAAGTTCTTATCAAGATATAGCAAAGGATTCTATTTTTACTCATAATCATCCAACAGGTAGACAGTTTAGTTTGGAAGATATTCAAACTGCTACTGGATTTGATATGGCTGAAATAAGAGCCGTAACACCAGATGGAAAGGTATATAGGATGATACGTGGAAGTGAAGGGTGGAAAGTTACAGACCCACAATCTATAGCAATGGCACAAACAATGGCACAAACTGAGCTAAGAAGTGACCCAGTGGCTATGCAATTCTTTAAAGAAGGCAATCAGGATGCAGTTTGGAATATGATGTTTGAAAAAATTGCAAAAACTATTGGTGGA
The window above is part of the Clostridium saccharoperbutylacetonicum N1-4(HMT) genome. Proteins encoded here:
- a CDS encoding imm11 family protein; its protein translation is MDYFWLKREEEYTNTPKLMDIFNTIDVRNINLLNAHKIDDIVIFNVKCNEKTEFLDILDENLFLISEEMKKIIEKYDSEIIFKTIPLVDLINKRQENYYMPIFEEIECLSKNAELNLNKTVVRKIILDKEKINGKKIFKIKESSKSLIVVRLDVAESLLRREFQGMHLERLEIEEE
- a CDS encoding DUF4280 domain-containing protein; its protein translation is MATAYVVRGAKMKCDKGTHKKKINLPASHGAYSNGNPIMNESDNVVGENISDFGICKGGCPSTGNITLVKKNGRTVTGKKCQVMILKEWMNAQGDTLIGGAPALTTDSTLICAYGGTIKFVTDGQA
- a CDS encoding contractile injection system protein, VgrG/Pvc8 family, with the protein product MGEIHKLRVKSPYELMKIVDIKIENRPNDHGYLYLKCLVDEKINFDISIKASSEDKIIVYEALKAGNTTNINEVDEGNSRRLFSGIVQNVRTSNDSGLYYLEIQALTLSIKLDVKKKSRSFQNVDMTYDNLINSVLFEYTGYGFTQYTGKGQKIGKPLFQYKETDWNFLKRIASELKSELYSDIISSNYLFNFGIPTLHSYELKSDTEYSVFKDIKSFKEAGGYDSGYGDTDYFYYEIEKKAIFEIGSEIKYKDKALYVREYEAYKEKEEILYKYKLCRKNGVWQSLIYNRLLKGAELEGIVLAVQGEELKVHLNIDENQSEADAYWFPYLPPSVNIMYSMPLAGESVRLYFPNESSEAPFVIGCVRKNGDTCEGTEDPASRYFHTEHGSEIAMLPGALNIIGGSEAPLSVTFEDETGATLTSPNGLSLNAGGEIVISTPNNVNISAQSQVLMTKGSTENGVSIEGEFHVKGSEVILNGNINEGYSPFADGGE
- a CDS encoding polymorphic toxin-type HINT domain-containing protein gives rise to the protein MGFGLESLASAVMGAVAEVAEAGIKIATEVADVIAAQADIANILEDGQIDEDEQDRLLDDINKLMVGAYLLGVGSYLAGVGSIKFGSESGSSKDCSVSSWDEDIDSLPEYDPISARITENKGTRAKKKGVNGEYFAGRIDEFGNFIPDDIQGFTNIEVKEVDESSLSHRALCVFEGIVGQAVNDLKDLKEAVIDHPFDTAISTIRLFGDPQYSGQAAVAIGTEIYKSYEDQVVNGNQKSKDHFIGQAIFEIGTLVAGTAAGKLGKISKVGEGVEAANDISKAGKMGKVEEAVEGGSKAESEISGGVCFTEETLVLTKDGHKHIKDIKIGDEVYSQNQYTGEKGLKKVTDIFVNETDRLVRITIKETEIKATPTHPFWVVDKGWVVAEELEVGDNVQLYSGEVIEITSLKFELIGEYIKVYNFEVEEWHTYYVSNRGILVHNTCSEYVPNNPKWVGAGTDMWTWAEENNYKLSFGGGTDIGKMFVSNSEGEVIGEIHSGQLIDRGVNAGKEVQIHFEYYFEGTTKTDDSLHLYFED